The following proteins are encoded in a genomic region of Bosea beijingensis:
- the nuoG gene encoding NADH-quinone oxidoreductase subunit NuoG, with product MTKLLIDGIEVDVPPEYTVLQACEAAGVEVPRFCFHERLSIAGNCRMCLVEVKGGPPKPQASCAIGVRDLRPGPNGEPPVVLTKSPMVKKAREGVMEFLLINHPLDCPICDQGGECDLQDQAMAYGADTSRYAENKRAVEDKYIGPLVKTQMTRCIQCTRCVRFTTEVAGASDLGAIGRGEDMEITTYLEQAMASELQSNVVDLCPVGALTSKPYQNKARPWELSKTESIDVMDAVGSAIRVDSRGKEVMRILPRLNEAVNEEWISDKTRHVADGLKTQRLDRPYIRENGRLRPASWNEVFAAIAAKVKATAPEKIGAIAGDLAAVEDMFALKSLIVSLGSANLDARQDGTRLHPKFGRASYVLNAGIAGIEDATSLLIIGSNPRREAPILNARIRKRWLRGDLKVSVIGEKADLTYTYEYLGAGPETLAEVVKSAAAAGGKPMVLVGQGALSRADGEAVLSLAAKAAQALGAVAEGWNGFGVIHTAASRVGALDLGFVPGEGGLDAAAMVKPGALDVLFLLGADEIEVPEGAFVVYQGTHGDKGAHRADVILPGAAYTEKSGTYVNTEGRVQMGDRATFPPGDAREDWAILRALSATLGKTLPFDSLSGLRKALYEAHPHFAALDSLSINDAAEIGKLAGIGGKTDKAGFAPVVADFYQTNPIARASAIMAECSALASGRHQQAAE from the coding sequence ATGACGAAACTCCTCATCGACGGCATCGAGGTCGACGTTCCGCCTGAGTACACCGTGCTCCAGGCTTGCGAGGCGGCGGGCGTCGAGGTGCCGCGCTTCTGCTTCCACGAGCGTCTCTCGATCGCCGGCAACTGCCGCATGTGCCTCGTCGAGGTGAAGGGTGGCCCGCCGAAGCCGCAGGCCTCCTGCGCCATCGGCGTGCGCGACCTGCGCCCCGGCCCGAACGGCGAGCCGCCGGTCGTCCTGACCAAGTCGCCGATGGTCAAGAAGGCCCGCGAAGGGGTGATGGAGTTCCTGCTCATCAACCACCCGCTCGATTGCCCGATCTGCGACCAGGGCGGCGAGTGCGACCTGCAGGATCAGGCGATGGCCTATGGCGCGGACACCTCGCGCTATGCCGAGAACAAGCGCGCGGTCGAGGACAAGTATATCGGCCCGCTGGTCAAGACGCAGATGACGCGCTGCATCCAGTGTACGCGCTGCGTCCGCTTCACCACCGAGGTGGCCGGCGCCTCTGATCTCGGCGCCATCGGCCGCGGCGAGGACATGGAGATCACGACCTATCTCGAGCAGGCGATGGCGTCGGAGCTCCAGAGCAACGTCGTCGATCTCTGCCCGGTCGGCGCGCTGACCTCGAAGCCCTACCAGAACAAGGCCCGTCCCTGGGAGCTCTCGAAGACCGAGAGCATCGACGTGATGGACGCGGTCGGCTCTGCCATCCGCGTCGACTCGCGCGGCAAGGAAGTGATGCGCATCCTGCCCCGCCTCAACGAGGCGGTGAACGAGGAGTGGATCTCCGACAAGACCCGCCACGTCGCCGACGGCCTCAAGACCCAGCGCCTCGACCGGCCCTATATCCGCGAGAATGGCCGCCTGCGTCCGGCAAGCTGGAACGAGGTGTTCGCCGCCATCGCCGCCAAGGTGAAGGCGACGGCCCCTGAGAAGATCGGCGCCATCGCCGGCGATCTCGCCGCGGTCGAGGACATGTTCGCGCTGAAGAGCCTGATCGTCTCGCTCGGCTCCGCCAATCTCGATGCCCGCCAGGATGGCACCAGGCTGCATCCGAAGTTCGGCCGCGCGTCCTACGTCCTCAACGCCGGCATCGCCGGCATCGAGGATGCGACCTCGCTGCTGATCATCGGCTCGAACCCGCGCCGCGAGGCGCCGATCCTGAACGCCCGCATCCGCAAGCGCTGGCTGCGTGGCGATCTCAAGGTCTCCGTCATCGGCGAGAAGGCCGACCTGACCTATACCTACGAATATCTCGGCGCCGGCCCGGAGACGCTGGCCGAGGTCGTGAAGTCGGCCGCCGCTGCCGGCGGCAAGCCGATGGTGCTGGTCGGGCAGGGCGCTCTTTCCCGCGCTGACGGTGAGGCCGTGCTCTCGCTCGCCGCCAAGGCGGCGCAGGCGCTCGGCGCCGTCGCTGAGGGCTGGAACGGCTTCGGCGTGATCCATACCGCCGCTTCCCGCGTCGGCGCGCTCGATCTCGGCTTCGTGCCGGGCGAGGGGGGGCTTGACGCGGCTGCGATGGTCAAGCCGGGAGCGCTCGATGTGCTCTTCCTGCTCGGAGCCGACGAGATCGAGGTGCCGGAAGGTGCTTTCGTCGTCTACCAGGGCACGCATGGCGACAAGGGTGCCCACCGCGCCGACGTCATCCTGCCGGGCGCTGCCTATACCGAGAAGTCCGGCACCTATGTGAACACGGAAGGTCGTGTGCAGATGGGCGACCGCGCCACCTTCCCGCCGGGCGATGCCCGCGAGGACTGGGCGATCCTGCGCGCGCTCTCGGCAACGCTAGGCAAGACGCTGCCCTTCGACTCGCTGTCCGGCTTGCGCAAGGCGCTCTACGAGGCGCATCCGCATTTCGCGGCGCTCGACAGTCTTTCGATCAATGATGCGGCGGAGATCGGCAAGCTCGCCGGCATCGGCGGCAAGACCGACAAGGCGGGCTTCGCGCCCGTCGTCGCCGATTTCTATCAGACCAACCCGATCGCGCGTGCCTCCGCCATCATGGCGGAATGCTCGGCGCTGGCCTCCGGCCGGCATCAGCAGGCGGCGGAGTAA
- the nuoH gene encoding NADH-quinone oxidoreductase subunit NuoH codes for MNWDLVLDIAIILGKSLLLLVCLLVFIAYILLADRKVWAAVQLRRGPNVVGPWGLFQSFADLIKFALKEPIIPSGANKGIFLLAPFISCLLALGAWAVIPVAEGWAIADINVGVLYILAISSLGVYGIIMAGWASNSKYPFMSALRSAAQMVSYEVSIGFVIITVLLCVGSLNLSAVVEAQQNRGLAHALGVPWLSILNWYFIPLFPMFVVFFISALAETNRPPFDLAEAESELVAGFMVEYSSTPYLLFMLGEYVAIMTMCSLTTILFLGGWAPPVALPPFTWLPGVFWFALKVCLVFFMFALVKAFVPRYRYDQLMRLGWKVFLPLSLACVVIVALVLQLTGWGPVAG; via the coding sequence ATGAACTGGGACCTCGTCCTCGATATCGCGATCATCCTCGGCAAGAGCCTGCTGCTGCTGGTCTGCCTGCTGGTCTTCATCGCCTATATCCTGCTGGCCGACCGCAAGGTCTGGGCGGCGGTGCAGCTTCGCCGTGGCCCGAACGTGGTCGGACCCTGGGGCCTGTTCCAGAGCTTCGCGGACCTGATCAAGTTCGCGCTCAAGGAGCCGATCATCCCGTCCGGCGCCAACAAGGGCATCTTCCTGCTGGCGCCCTTCATCTCCTGCCTGCTGGCGCTCGGCGCCTGGGCGGTGATCCCGGTGGCGGAAGGCTGGGCGATCGCCGACATCAATGTCGGCGTGCTCTATATCCTCGCGATCTCCTCGCTCGGCGTCTACGGCATCATCATGGCCGGCTGGGCTTCGAACTCGAAATACCCGTTCATGAGCGCGCTGCGCTCGGCGGCGCAGATGGTCTCCTACGAGGTCTCGATCGGCTTCGTGATCATCACCGTGCTGCTCTGCGTCGGCTCGCTGAACCTCTCGGCGGTGGTCGAGGCGCAGCAGAACCGAGGGCTGGCTCACGCGCTGGGCGTGCCGTGGCTTTCGATCCTGAACTGGTACTTCATCCCGCTCTTCCCGATGTTCGTGGTCTTCTTCATCTCGGCTCTGGCCGAGACGAACCGGCCGCCCTTCGATCTGGCCGAGGCGGAATCCGAGCTCGTGGCGGGCTTCATGGTCGAGTATTCCTCGACCCCGTACCTGCTGTTCATGCTCGGCGAATACGTGGCGATCATGACCATGTGCTCGCTGACCACGATCCTGTTCCTCGGCGGCTGGGCGCCGCCGGTCGCGCTGCCGCCCTTCACCTGGCTGCCCGGCGTGTTCTGGTTCGCGCTCAAGGTCTGCCTCGTGTTCTTCATGTTCGCGCTGGTGAAGGCCTTCGTGCCGCGCTACCGCTACGACCAGTTGATGCGCCTGGGCTGGAAGGTCTTCCTGCCGCTCTCGCTCGCCTGCGTGGTGATCGTGGCGCTGGTGCTGCAGTTGACCGGCTGGGGGCCGGTGGCGGGATGA
- the nuoI gene encoding NADH-quinone oxidoreductase subunit NuoI, whose amino-acid sequence MSLAQAARGLLLKEFVGAIGLSMRYFFKPKATLNYPFEKGQLSPRFRGEHALRRYPNGEERCIACKLCEAICPAQAITIEAGPRRNDGTRRTTRYDIDMTKCIYCGFCQEACPVDAIVEGPNFEFATETREELFYDKDRLLANGARWEREIARNIAMDAPYR is encoded by the coding sequence ATGTCACTCGCGCAAGCCGCAAGGGGCCTGCTGCTGAAGGAGTTCGTCGGGGCTATCGGCCTGTCGATGCGCTATTTCTTCAAGCCGAAGGCGACGCTGAACTACCCGTTCGAGAAGGGCCAGCTTTCGCCGCGCTTCCGTGGCGAGCATGCGCTGCGCCGCTATCCGAACGGCGAGGAGCGCTGCATCGCCTGCAAGCTCTGCGAGGCGATCTGCCCGGCGCAGGCCATCACCATCGAAGCCGGCCCGCGCCGCAACGACGGCACGCGCCGTACCACCCGTTACGACATCGACATGACCAAGTGCATCTACTGTGGCTTCTGCCAGGAAGCCTGCCCGGTCGATGCCATCGTCGAGGGGCCGAATTTCGAGTTCGCGACCGAGACCCGCGAGGAGCTGTTCTACGACAAGGACAGGCTGCTCGCGAACGGCGCGCGCTGGGAACGCGAGATCGCGCGCAACATCGCGATGGACGCGCCTTATCGGTGA
- a CDS encoding NADH-quinone oxidoreductase subunit J, protein MNAAAAFFYLFAGVTVASAFMVVASRNPVHSVLYLILAFVNAAGLFMLLGAEFLAMLLVVVYVGAVAVLFLFVVMMLDVDFAEFRQGFLNYLPIGALIGFIFAVELLLVVGAWVIDPQIVKAPVAAIPAGISNTEALGRVLYTQYVYYFQAAGLVLLVAMIGAIVLTLRDRPGIKRQHVPTQNARTKDAAMAVKQVPSRAGVPEEMA, encoded by the coding sequence ATGAATGCCGCAGCGGCTTTCTTCTATCTCTTCGCAGGGGTGACCGTGGCATCCGCCTTCATGGTGGTGGCCTCGCGCAACCCCGTGCATTCGGTGCTCTACCTGATCCTGGCCTTCGTCAACGCGGCCGGGCTGTTCATGCTGCTCGGCGCCGAGTTCCTCGCGATGCTGCTGGTCGTCGTCTATGTCGGCGCGGTCGCGGTGCTCTTCCTCTTCGTGGTGATGATGCTCGATGTCGATTTTGCCGAGTTCCGCCAGGGCTTCCTGAACTACCTGCCGATCGGCGCGCTGATAGGCTTCATCTTCGCCGTCGAGCTGCTGCTGGTCGTCGGCGCCTGGGTCATCGATCCGCAGATCGTCAAGGCGCCGGTCGCCGCGATCCCTGCGGGCATCTCGAACACCGAGGCGCTCGGCCGCGTGCTCTACACCCAGTATGTCTATTACTTCCAGGCGGCCGGCCTCGTGCTGCTCGTCGCCATGATCGGCGCGATCGTGCTGACCCTGCGGGACCGTCCCGGCATCAAGCGCCAGCATGTCCCGACCCAGAACGCCCGTACCAAGGACGCGGCGATGGCGGTCAAGCAGGTGCCCTCGCGCGC